Below is a genomic region from Astatotilapia calliptera chromosome 2, fAstCal1.2, whole genome shotgun sequence.
ACAGTGAAGAGGATGAGATCATTTACGACCATGACACCCCTGTAACTCTCTCAAGggcttcctcttcttccctctcatcctcatcctcttcctcctggtACACAGAGTCAAGCGCAAATGATCCTTTCACTCTTTCCCATGCTGAGCGCCCACAGCATTCTCTGTCCTGCTCCAATATCCCAGATGTGCGCATAGGTTTCCGGGAAGATGAATGCAGTGAGCCCATTGTCTTCGCTACCgtcaaacacagcaaaaaaggcAAGCTGCTTCATGAAAgctcacagcaaagagggaacACTGGCTTTTCTGCTCTTGACAGAGGTCACAGTCGAAGCGATGAAGCCTTTTTTCAGAGTAATGATAGTGGTGGAAGAGAACAATCTAAGCAAAATAACTATGGGCCTTTGTATAAGTCAGCTAGTTTGAACCGATGTCTGGCTTTCAGTGAGGAAAACATTCTTTTAGGGGTCTCCGGTGCCCCCAAGAGAGCAGTATCTTCAAACCAGCTACCCAGCAAAGGGATCCTCAAGAAGAAGGAGACTGATACTGACATTCGTAAGACTAAATCAATGGAGGTGTTGTCCCCAAGAGTTGCTAAAGAACAACGTCCTGGGCAGAAGGGTAAAGAAATTACTCAAGCTAATACAGAGCAAGCCAGGGCCAATTTTCTGCAGGAGAAATTACAGTTCTCTGCATTTCTAGATGAGATTACAAAGAGCGTTATAAGTCCATCGTATCTCACCAGCTTgggtgttaataataataaaactccTGCAAAAACATCTGCCTCAGCCCCCACATCTAACCCAGTTAAGCCTCAGCTCCcaccaaaaaaaaccagaaaagCCCCAGAGGAGAAGACGGGTCAGCATCCCAAACTGGCCAGCAGACAGGAGAAAGCACCTTTTAGTAGTTCTCGAAAACACTCAGACTGCTCCAATCCTGACAAACTGATTTCATGTGCCATGAGGAACCACCACGGTAGCCCACCGCCTCGTCACCACCCGCACTCTGCCAGCCAAAGCCCACAGCACGGAAGCAACCGTAAGGACAGGAGGCCTACATCAGGAGACAGATTTGGCAGAGGTGGCCCTCACCTCACCGATGAAACTAGCACCAGCCCTGAAACCAGTCAGTCCAAAcaactccaccaccaccaccaccaccaccaaaaacagcagcataGCCAGCATCCACATAACCAGCACTTCCACCAACAGTCCTATCTAGACTCTGGTCACCAAGAACCGAGCAACTCGCCTCCAACTTCAGCCCAAGGTGCAGAGGCAGGGGTCGGATCTGAGTCTTCATCCACAAAATCAGATTCATCCAGGGCCAGGGACACAGCCTCCACAGCTACCAGCCACAGCTCAGATCAGAGTGGTCGACATCAGCCACAACATGCTGGGCACTCTCAGCAGCACAGGGTAAGTCCACTTTAAGCTGATACActaaaatgacaacaaacaaATTAGTTTAGAGAGAGTCAAATCAATCATGAGCTGTTATTCACcaccttaaaaatattatacCCTGCTAATACCATTgctatgtgtatgtgttttcattttgaagttAAAGTTAACTAGTATAACTAGTAAGATCCATCATGAACAATGTGATGGAGAAGCCAGTGGTCTTCAGTGGATGGATTTGTGAATCAAATGATAAGATATAAGGGTCCTAATGAGCCAAAGCTCTAGTTAGAAAGCCAGCACCTTTCTATTTagcattatataaatatataatactaaaattattttcttttttattattaatcatgTCTTTTTTGATgggctgctgaagaacaaagTGTGACGCACATTACACTGCATCAAATCAATGATATCTGTATTAAAAGAACAGAATGTTGCAGAATGAGGCACTGCTGCTGAGTCACAGGGCGTGTGGGATGGTGTCAAGCACTGCGCATTGCAAGCTGAGTCATTCTCCAGCATTGCAGCAAATGACGTTGAGTGCTTTTAGGGGAAAATTCATTTGACACTCCTTGATATATCAGTTTCGATTCTTTGTTTGCTCTGTGACCTGAAGGGACGTAACTACATACAATCACAAAGACAAATCTGCATAGTTCCCTCATGGGAAAATGTGTGAGTAATACAGAAGGTAGAATCCAGTCGTTCTtaatagacacacacagacacacacacagagccttgcataattttgcctttttccATGCTGTAACAGTATAGATTCTGGTCTcatttggtttatttgttttattgaatCCACATATACGTACGTGTACAAAGGGGAACATCCTGGTTTAGCCTCACAGAACAAATCGATTATGTTTCTGGCACAGGTCTACCACAGCTCAATAGTTTATTATTGAGCTGTCCTCAGTAATGAAATGGTGACCCAACCCGGGTATATAGCCCGTGCCGGGCTCCAGCACCTATGAATATAAATAGTAAAGAATAGTTATAgaaattatgttgtttttggAAAGTGATGTGACCTCATCCAGCCAATTGGAATTCAAATGAAACAATGCGGGTGAAGTTCTGGTTTTCCGACAAGGTGCTTGGGGAGTTTTCATATTTGGAAACTGAAGCTGAAAGCTGTTCCACACCTTCAAGTTTCATTTTACATTGAATGTGTTGGATTACAAAACAAGAAATGTTTGAATCACACTGCATATTTTACAGACTAAGGAGTCTGCTACAAAAAACATTATTATATCTAACTAACTAAAAACACTCTAAAAATAATCaactgctactactgcacattcacccagtgtatatactatatatatatatatatatatatatatatatatatatatatatatatatatatatatatatatatatatatatatatatatatatatataatgttcttcctctacaccccccccccccaatttttgcacatgtcgaggagcgtgtcaggctacatttcactgtgtgttatacttgtataactatgcatgtgacaaataaagaaccttgaaccttgaaccttgaaataACAATTTGAATTGATACAACATACAAAACCaattaaaataaagtgaaaatatacaaaatgcACCTATAGTCTATAGGTGCCCGAGGATGCACTATTGCATACAaaagggtggctgtggctcaggaggtacagCAGGTTGTCTACTAATTTGAACGTTGTTGGTCTGATCCCCAGCTCTTCCAAACTGCATGTCAAAGTGTCTATGATTTGCACCTCATGTATTCACTAGAGTTTGAATTTATATCAAAGCATTTGAGCATTAAAAAGATTAAATGAGGAATGCAGTCAATataattttaattcagttttatttacatagcagaaaatcacagcaatagttgCCTCAcaatgctttatattgtaaggtaaaaaccctacaTTAATGGAGAGAAAACCCCCACAATCAGATATGAACAAACACTTGGtggcagtgggaaggaaaaactcccctgtAACAACAAGgaacttccagcagaaccagattcagggaagggcagccatctgctacGAGCGGTTGGGGAATGAGGGTTAGAGTAGAAAACTGCCCTGTAGTACCAGTTCATATGTTTGTTGAGACTGGCATGTTTATGTAACTGTATGTCAAATATTTGCATTCATGTATTTTATCAATGAAATGTTGTAAACATCTTGGACCCTGTCCCTGAGAAATACCACTCATATTGCTCAATTTAGTGCAGTTTTAATATGTAGctccaattcacaacaacagtcacctcaccTCAAGTCACCTGCTTTATAATGTAAGGCAAAGAGCCTGCAATATTACAAAGAAACCTCATTAATCACACAGCCCtttttgagcaagcacttggtgatggtgacaaacaaaaagcacaattttaacgggaagaaacctctggaagagctaggctcagggagggacagccTCTGCTGTGAGTGGTTGGGGTTTAGGGGAAAAGAAGCGAGCAGAGAGATCCAGGACAAAAAGTAAACTATAGGAGAGAGTTTTAATAAttgctaatgattaaatgcagaagcagtgtatAAACAATACTGAGAGTGAAAAGAAATGcgtgaagaagaaatgctcaatGCATTATGGGAAGCCCTCAGGAACATAACcctatagcagcataactaagtgaGGGTTCAGGATCACCTGATCTGAAAGCTAGTTCTATAATAGAAGGGACTGATAGCTGAAGGCCTTGCTCCCATTCTACTTATGAAAACTTTAGGACCTACAAGTAAGCTCTCTCAGGATAATagggtactatgaggtctttaagatttGACAggacctgattattcaagatttTGTAtttgaggagaaggattttaaacttaattatgaATTCAACAAAGATTACAATAAGGAAAAACTAACACACTCTGcagtacaaaacaaaaatacctGTGTCTACAGAGAATCTACAGCCTGatctcagccacctcctccttAAACTTGTTCTATTCCTTTTTTAGGATGTGCTGTGTGAGGCTGACCATCTTCAGTAagtgtctgtatttatataatcTCTCTCTGCACATGTCATGTTTGACTGCAGATCTCCACACCTTTCTCTCTGGCTCGTTCGGTTGTCTCTCTTTATCCGGTTATGGATCAGTGCTTATTGATCACACTAAtgggctcccccccccccccccccccccccacacacacacacacattcctgttAAAACAGGATGAAGTGTCATTATGAAACCTTTTTACATAACTATATGTCGTCAATAGTATGTTTATGTGCCAGGGAAACCAACATTTAACAACCTTTGTGAATACCTTTTAGAACTACTTTTAAAACTAAACCCTAATTGTCATATCAGCAGTAATACCTGTCACCGTTGTGTtgatgattatttatttatttttaccttaaTAATGTTAAAATCTttgacatttcatttaaaaagcacaatTGACACATCCCAAATAATTCACTCAGCAAATTCTGGACTTTAAATCCTCCTTAAATCCTAAATTTTGAAAGTCAAAATAACCTTCATTATTAACATATGCTGACCCTCTATTTCTAATCCTTCCTCTGTGTTCAGGGCACTGCAGGAGGAGAATGCCGATCTCCACCAGAACTTGCTGCAGACAGTGGTTTGCATTGAGAGCTTGgaggcagagctgcagaggaCCAGAGACGAGCTCAGTCATGTCAAGGAGAAATACAAAAGGTTAGGCTAAACAGAATTCAAAACACACATGATGGCTGTGCATTGCTTAAACTCTCTGACTCATGtccataaataaatactgaGCTTGCCTCTACAAGAGGGCGTGTGCACACATATTGATTCCAGAGCCACTATTGAATGAACTCAATCTCTGGCTTTACTTAATACTTCCTATAGATTTATTGATCAGTGGAACATTCTGGATGAACAGCATAGGCCACAGATCTCCTCCTTGCGTGGGTGGAAATTCAGTGACATATAAACTGCGTCTTCACACTCACCCAGATTCTGTTAGGCCCATATTTATAACCAAACAACTGCTGCTGGCAGTCAGGCACATACCAAACATTCTTCAGcagactgctgcagctggagtGAATGGTCGCCTCACGCTGCACACGAGTTGTGCGTCAGTTGTTGTAAGTTTATTAGGAGAGTTTGTTGTTGATATTTGTCTTGACAAACAGCTGCCATTGACTTGACTCAAAGATTGCAGTGGTGCAGGCAATACGTTTAACAATGGGCCTTTATGCactgtgttaaaaataaaatttaaggaTTTTGGATTAATTCTATTAGTGCAGAAAATAGATGAATGACATATTTTCCTTCTTGTTTTGAAGCCTTCTGCAAACACATACTGGGACCAAGCAGGCCAATAACTTGCTGGGGGAGCACCTGCACATAGCGGTGAGAAAACTGGAGATttataaaaaaatctataataatCTATAAAATGAAACGCATCGTTTGACTTTCATGCATGTTATCccttattttttgcatttgcagTCCGAGAGCTTGAGCAGTGAAAGGAAGTACTTGCTTAATCGTGTGTCCAACCTGAGCTCAGAGCTGGAAGACGCCCACAGGACCATTGCAGCCCTGGAGAACATTAATGTAAGCacactgacatctagtggacATCAGTGCACACTTCTCTCTACTCAGTAGGCCTCGGGCCCTGAGATTCATGCGAAATGCCTACAGACAAACCTATGGACATACTGAATGTTTATCATTTCATTATAACCagaaataacataaaatgtAAGAGATCTTCAACTTTAGAGAGTTAAATATCAAAACTAATTTTTCAACTCAGGCAAAAGTACAACTGACATTATAGTTTGTCGTCTATTTGAGGAACTCATGATACTGAGTGTGATTTATATACTGTAAACACGCAAAGTGCCATGTGTATGCCACTGTAcactaataaatgtatttttagagtGGCAGCACAACATGTTATCTATAATATTTGTGTGTTTCCCTGTAGTGTTTTGTAGCATATTAGGAGACATTACTCATCTGGATCTCCAGTCAGTGCAAACAAAGTACTGAAGCATAGCTGTCCATCAACTTGCACATGCATAATCAGCTAAATGTTCCTTGAAATATGCTAAATAACGCATAGCAACCAATGAAAGATGCTATGTTGCGCCAGAGACTATGATGAAGCACTCAGGTGATGCTGTTTATGAAGCAAATATTTCAAAGTTACTAAAGCAACAGAATTAGATTTGAAAGCAGATGCATTCAAATCTTGAAATGTAAAGAGTAATGTTTActtatacatattttttcttaaatttaggTGCCATGCTTGATAAAGGAACTACTGGAGAAGCATTTTGATTCCGCTGAGGCTGTACAGAAGTTTCTCACAACCTCTGCTGCAAACAGCCATTCTGCCACCTCTCAGCAAACAGATGGCCAGCCACACCCTCCTAAAGCAGACAAAGCAGCACATGATTGGCTGACTAAACCAGAGGCAGGTCCACAGAGGGTCACAGCTTTCACACCCTTTAAACAGAGTGTAACAGCAACAGGAAATGAGTGCGGCCTCTCGGGTCAGCATGAGCCGAGCCACAGCCTGCCTTTCTCTGTGGCTGAGATCAGCACTGCTATCTATAAGAAAATGGCTGCCAGTTATGCTGCCAGGCCACAGCCTATCTACCCCCAAAGCCAACAGCAGTCCTCTTTGGCCACTAATCATGCTGACACCCTTCCAGACCTCAGGCAGGGCCATGTAGCTAGTGATAACTGGGCCGGGAAGGAAGAGTTAAAGGTAACTCTTTTGGAGCAGGACACTGATGATGTGAACTCTGTGTCAGCCCAGCAGATCCTGGATGATTTCATGCAGCACCTGCAGTTACACAAGGAGGCTGGTGAAAGGAAGGAGCAACAGAGTGGGCAGAAGTGTAGGGCAGAAGTAACAGAGTGAAAATGCCACAGGCACAGTGGACGCTCATCTTAATGCTTCGAAATGTGCATTTATTCATGTGTCTCATGAATATCTGTCAGATGGAAATACTGTATTTTGAAAATGCTGTGGTTAAGAAAACttgaacattatgttattttagGCTATCTGTGGGCAACAAAGGAGGCCTTTGCATAATAGTCAGAAGATTTTcatacataaaaagaaagaaagagccacagctacataaaaaacGGAGAAAAATGgcagtaaaataacaaaataaccatttattttattaaaaatatgctTTATGTATAAGTTCTGTAGTATTAATTTACTGTCtattttcttttaccttttagtTTTCTTCCAAATTGATAGTGCAGGCAAAAGGTCATGGGGGTAGCTGGAGCCTTTCCTAGCAGATAGGTCACCAGTCTGACGTAGcactgacacagagagacaactagggccagtttagaatcaccagttcacctaaccccactaattgCACGTCGAACCTTCTCGCTAACCACCTCGTCACCATGCTGCCCACTTTATACAGACTACAGAAGTGTTTAATTGTCTCTGATAATAGATTATTGACACTGATGGGATCAAATGCGATCATTtttaacaaatttaaaaaacagtgaaagactGGGAATTTAAAAGCCGGATACCTCAAGGCCTTCTGCTGAGTCAACAATGAAACTATATTCAGTGAATGACTTTGAGTGACATCGAGAAAACAACATGATTAAGGAAGCTAATGCCCTTTTGGAACCCGCTTAAGTCTCGAGTCAAGGCATCTCTTTCTTAAAGCAGCAGGTTATTGTACCATCAGTGTCACTGGAGACTGTTTTAATCTACATTTGTTCATAATAATTCAACCAGACTCAGTTGTTCGTGTTTCTGCTAtatatttgtgtaaaaataactcttcAGGGACTGCTTTGGATTTTTCAAACAGTCTAAATAGCCCTCATGTGAAAACCTCTTAAAATTAATAAGTGTACAATGAAAAATACTATTTTGAGTTTACTGTGCATTGATTGGTTTGTGTAAATATCCAGAGATTCAGTGTAAAGGTCTTTAAATCATAAAAAGAAAGTCAAATATTATgattcagaaatgttttctttgtactATTGcaaggtctttaccttacaatgcaaagtgccttgaggcaactgttgttgtgctttggcactatatgaataaaattggattgaattgaattgttgaCACGGGAAAATCCTTTCAAGCTGATGTAACTGACAAATGTGTACAGTTAAAATACAAAGACAGCTATTGTGATGGTGTTGATAAGCTTAACAGCATGTGTACACCTGGAATCGATGTGTTCCTTTAATTCTGTGCTTAGCATTCTTCTGGTATTAATGTTGTTTTAATCTAAATCTCTCTCTACTTTTTGTCATTAAAATACTTcttctttgtgtatttgtatcTATTCTACCAATAAAGATAGTTTTGTTGATGCAGTATATCAGATTACAAACATTTGTTCATTATTGATGATTTCTTCCTCACTTTCTTGTTGTCAAATTCAAATAATATATGGCATGTTTTTAtatggcaaaaaacaaacaaacaaacaaacaaacaaacaagcaaaaaaacccaaaaaacagttGGAAGGTTGTGTTTTAATCCCCGGCTTCTCCAGCCTGCATGTCAAAGTGACCTTGGGCAAGATAATGAACTCCGTGTTGCATTCATTGAAATCAGAGTTTAAGGAACAGAAATGCATCTGAATGTGTGTGCTtcaatgggtgaatgaggcttgtactaaaaagcactttgagtgctcagttagagaagccttcagttaatcccaAATGcagcagcaagagtactgacagggactagaaatagaaagcatatttctcctatactggtttctcttcattggctccctgttaaatccagaattgaattcaaaatcctcacatacaaagtcttaaataatcaggccccatcatattctaatgaccttatagtaccatatcaccccatttgAGCACCTCGCTCTTGCACTGCTGgctgggaggcagagccttcagctttcaggctcctcttctatggaaccagcttcctgTTTCGATTCAGGAGATGAACAccgtctctacttttaagattaagcttaaaactttcctctttgctaaagcatatagttaggactggatcaggcgaccctgaatcctcccttagttatgctgcaataggtgtaggcttcTGGTGGGTTCCCatgatatatttaatatttcttcttcatgtgttaatagacctctctgcattgaatcatacttgccTCTCTTCCACAACacgtctttatcctgttttccttctctcaccccaaccggtcgcagcagatggccccgcccctccctgagcctggttctgctggagctttcttcctgttaaaaggcagtttttccttcccactgtcgccaaagtgcttactcatagggggtgatatgattttgttttgttttttctgtatgtattattgtagagataccttacaatgtaaagcaccttgaggcaactgttgttgtgatttggtgctgtataaataaaattgaattgaactgaactgaactgaattgaattgaattgaagaaaAGTGCTACATGTATGCTGCTGACATATCTGAGCTACATTAAAATCTTTGTTGCTAGAAAGCTAAACAGGTTTGCTTGTAAGTTTTAAATGGCTTTCAATCTGTCTCACTATTCAGAAATATAGCTGCAAACGTTAATATTGATTGGGCTGTAGAAAATTATTAGTGCTTTAAGAGCTGATAATGTGACACCAGCCTCAGCCTAACTATAGCTCTGATTCAGGTTGTCATAAATACTTATAATAGCAGTTTAATCCTATTGATCCAGTCCCACCTCCCTCCCTATTGCACTATATTCATAATCCCCTGCAAACATAACTCTGGTCTTACTTTCACTGCACATGAAGCAGCTAACCTAACCTACCTCAAAAAAGAATAGAGGATCCTTTTGGGAACCCTATTCTCTTTATTTCAGTCAGTCCATTAATCAATAGATATCTAATCTGCCTTACGTCTGATCATTACATGCATTTTAGTGCAACCcacagtatagtgtttttttaaaaataacactaTACCGTGGGTTGCTTTGTCACTGTAATGTAAAATCATTAATGGCTGCAGGTTTCTTATATTTAACTTCACACAAACAGTTTAAATGGAAATGCAAAATTTAAGGTTACAATTAATGAGAATAATGGTTTTAGTGCATAAACTGAGAGCATTGTAAAAGATAAACTATACCATTTGTTCCAGTTGTATTTCAAGTATAGCCTCATATGTGTGGGCCTATTCCAAATGTCTTAGATTTTTTCTTCTCTAACTGCATAAAATATCTTGGCTCAGTAATAGAGTGAAAACTCTGAGTGATGCTGACAGTAAATTGGATTTTGTTCCATACTGCTGGACCCCACCGTATTCTTGCTCTTAGGTAAACAGTAATACATATTTCCTGTGTTTATTTCCTCAGACCTACAAGCCTGTGTTGATGGGCTTCAGGTAAATTCACCTGTCATAATAGTTCAATAGACCCTCCCATACTATGAGTCCATCAGATAAGTTTGCTGATCAGACACTGGCCTGCTTTCCCATTGGTTCCTGGGCTCTAATAGGATCCCAGGGACTCTACTGTGAGGATTATGGTTCCAAACTCTCGACTTTGGCCAGTTGTCTGTGTCCTCCAACCATGGGTACCGCGGTTTAGGGGGGCGCCGCATATGCACAGACCCGGAGGGGCGCCATCAAAAGACAACATCGCATCAAGGGGAAGAAATCACTGATTTCAGCTTGGAGGGGGGACTGCGGCGTTGTGACCACTTGCTTGAGGGAAACATCTGTAATATTTGTGAAAAGGATTATCATTTTTCCACCATACTTTAATAATAACCACTTTTCTCACATTTCTCATCCGCACGGATTTggattatttaagaaaaaacaactttttgagACATTTCGTCAACCCAGTGAAAGTTTTTGGATTATCTTCTAAGGTCGACTTTGTCCTCTACCATCTCAGGGATATACCTGCTTATCCCCTCCACCTGGAACAACTTAGATGAGCTCAACGCACTAATAACTAATCAAACGACCAGGCCTGGACTGACCACTGACCAATCCAACAACACTGAGTCCACCGTATTTTGAGCTCCATGGGTTTGTCTCCATAAATGCAGCTGGCCACCTCTGGATAGCATCAGTTTTGACCAGAATAGACTTGCTCTGCTCCATCCAGctccccctctctttcttttttctcttttctctgtggtggcctGTGCATAATAGTGAGCCATGCTGCTGAAAATTACGTTCACCCAGCAGAGGCGAGTTCGTCTGgcccagggcctgtggctgatGTCCTGGCTGGCAGTGATGAGTGGGGCCTTCATCTTTTGTCTTGGTGTTTACCTTAAGACAGAGCTGCTTCGTAGGGCAGAGGTACAGAAAGCGATGCTTGCatgaatgcaaacacacacatgaagcaATGCAAGCTAGAAGGCCAGGTGGAGCTAACGTCTAGTGCATGAATGTATTAAAGGTTGAACAAATATAGGATTGTATGCTCAGGCATCTGCCTTTGCTAAGTGTTGTTTACTGAGCCTGCtgtgtcacttttttttaaacttagctTCAGCGTTTAATcgacaaatacaaacacaccacACGCAAGTGTAAACATGCACATTCATGCATGTTAAGTCATGTAGGTGGAGTTGGCTGAAAAACGTCTTTGTAATGTCAGCACTTTTCCCATGAaaatcatgtgtgtgtgtgtgtgtgtgtgtgtgtgtgtgtgtgtgtgtgtgtgtgtgtgtgtgtgtgtgtgtggattgtGCATTTTGTTTAAGCACTGTAGCCATTTGTCTTAATGGATCAGTGATCAATTAGACAGACTTAGTGAACTGATATTCACAGGAAAGCTGCAATGAGAGGAGACCTTCACATATTTATTGATCTAAAGTGAGAAGTGCTCTTAACTAATCTTAGGTAATCATTTTTCCCAAGGTGGTGGTGAATGGctgggaaaaaacagaagacatATTTGCTCTCCAACCGATGAAATGGAATCAGGAAGCTAAGGCTCTAACAAATGATTCATTAGAGCATAATCCTCCTTTATCATCTGTAGACAAATACCTCATTTGTGTACTCTGTTTTGCCCTCTACTGCACTCAGTGGGAAAACTGAGTATTCTAGATGGAgcttaaaatatttctttgcAATTTCATTTAGAGAGATTATTTGTTCTAAAGCCAAGCTGGCTGGACAGATTTTACAGGATCACGTTAGCCACCAGACTGTAAATGTAAGGTATTTTTTAATGgtaattttaaaacaacaattgGACAAAGGTGCTTTGTGGCTGGCAGGCTTTTGCAAACTCAGCCAATAATAAACTCAGTCCATAATTGACTTCTGCAGTAACACGAGCAATGGATTAAATTTATCATCATATTTCCATGTAGACTTTGCAGCTAATTGAATCTTTTGGCTGCCAAGGTCATTTTAGACTAGATAAGGATAATTGAACAGAGGATTATTGCCTTCTAAATTGAGAGGAGGAAATGACAAAGAGACCTGCAGCTGACTGCCAGTGTTGTGCCAACTTTTATCTTTGACTTTGCTCTTCTTCTCTTGAGGTGATGGACAACACAGAGATCCACATGGTACCCAACATCCTGATGATGGTGGGCCTGGTCTCCATTGGCACCAACTGGGTTGCCACTCGTGTGTGTCAGGACTCCCTGGATGCGAGCCGCTTCCCCCGTTGGAAGTTGCTCCTGATGGCCTGGTTTGCTGTAGCCATGTTACTCTGTTGTCTCCTTCTTGCTGTGGTGGTGCTCAGCTATGCCCTGCAGGGACGCCTGGAAGAGTCCCTGAAGGTGGGTTCACTGGGCTGGGTAAAGATTAAAAGGAGGGTATAAGTAGTTTACCTCCAGTGTCAAGCAAAACATTAGGAAACGCCTGCTTCCCTATAAGTTGCTGTAGACAAAGCCAAAATGGGAGAGCAATTTGACCAACAatcaaacattatttttaaaaccagCTCAAACTGCTCTGAAACGCCAACGACTTTTAAAGATAACACCTTCTCCTTCctacacttttctctcttcaaTGTCAGGTGGGACTGAGGAATGGGATCCGCTTCTACAAGGACACAGACGTGCCCGGCCGCTGTTTTCAAAAGGAGACCATTGATCGTCTGCAGATGGAGTTCCGCTGCTGTGGAAACAACAACTTCAAGGACTGGTTTGAGGTTCAGTGGGTCAGCAATAGATATCTGGACTTCACCTCCAAGGACGTCAAGGAGTGAGTGAA
It encodes:
- the LOC113007141 gene encoding uncharacterized protein LOC113007141, with product MEKYFKPVQSPAELDELKPRKIHHHRHHHLHHSQDTQSHRYSKFDDTDRNTDDSRGQPRHHQHSHYLHESPRHDAHYRRQFHHSEEDEIIYDHDTPVTLSRASSSSLSSSSSSSWYTESSANDPFTLSHAERPQHSLSCSNIPDVRIGFREDECSEPIVFATVKHSKKGKLLHESSQQRGNTGFSALDRGHSRSDEAFFQSNDSGGREQSKQNNYGPLYKSASLNRCLAFSEENILLGVSGAPKRAVSSNQLPSKGILKKKETDTDIRKTKSMEVLSPRVAKEQRPGQKGKEITQANTEQARANFLQEKLQFSAFLDEITKSVISPSYLTSLGVNNNKTPAKTSASAPTSNPVKPQLPPKKTRKAPEEKTGQHPKLASRQEKAPFSSSRKHSDCSNPDKLISCAMRNHHGSPPPRHHPHSASQSPQHGSNRKDRRPTSGDRFGRGGPHLTDETSTSPETSQSKQLHHHHHHHQKQQHSQHPHNQHFHQQSYLDSGHQEPSNSPPTSAQGAEAGVGSESSSTKSDSSRARDTASTATSHSSDQSGRHQPQHAGHSQQHRDVLCEADHLQALQEENADLHQNLLQTVVCIESLEAELQRTRDELSHVKEKYKSLLQTHTGTKQANNLLGEHLHIASESLSSERKYLLNRVSNLSSELEDAHRTIAALENINVPCLIKELLEKHFDSAEAVQKFLTTSAANSHSATSQQTDGQPHPPKADKAAHDWLTKPEAGPQRVTAFTPFKQSVTATGNECGLSGQHEPSHSLPFSVAEISTAIYKKMAASYAARPQPIYPQSQQQSSLATNHADTLPDLRQGHVASDNWAGKEELKVTLLEQDTDDVNSVSAQQILDDFMQHLQLHKEAGERKEQQSGQKCRAEVTE
- the rom1b gene encoding rod outer segment membrane protein 1b, whose amino-acid sequence is MLLKITFTQQRRVRLAQGLWLMSWLAVMSGAFIFCLGVYLKTELLRRAEVMDNTEIHMVPNILMMVGLVSIGTNWVATRVCQDSLDASRFPRWKLLLMAWFAVAMLLCCLLLAVVVLSYALQGRLEESLKVGLRNGIRFYKDTDVPGRCFQKETIDRLQMEFRCCGNNNFKDWFEVQWVSNRYLDFTSKDVKDRIRSNVDGRYLLDGVPFSCCNPASPRPCLQYHLTDNSAHYSYDYQAEELNLYSRGCRQALTDYYMEMMNSTGPGVLSVILIQMSVLVSLRYLQTAVEGATALEDPEGESVGYLLEKGVKETFEDVKANVLDILKFAQVDPSAAEGSPGAEDAEKPADNTTEKAASPTPSPAS